Part of the Cereibacter sphaeroides 2.4.1 genome, CTCCTCGCCGACCTCCTTGCCGTAGCAAACTGGCTCGCGCCGATGCCGCCGGGGCAGAGACCGGAGGCGCTGGCAACCCTCATCGAGCGGGCGCATCTCGCTCACAAGGTCTCCAGACGGCTCGGCCACGCGCATCCCTTATGGGGAAACGGGTGCCTCGCCTCGGCCGTGGCCGGGCTCGCGCACCGCAGCGAGGGGCACGACCCGGATCCCGACCAGCTCGAGTCCCTGGCCCTGGTGGCCGCTGCCGTCGCCGGACGGCAACGGCGGGCGCAGGCCCTCCGCGAGGGGCGAGGCCGAAAGAAGGCACCTTCGGAAAGTGAATGCGTCCCTTCCCCTGTCGGCCGGAGTGACTATGTGGTATTTTCGGCGGTGACGAGGAAAGGACGCTGCAATGGCTGAGGCAAGACCCCGTGTTGCGACAGTGGACCCGGTCTGGCAACGGATCGTGGAAGAGGGCCATGCCGCCATCCTTGCCGAGCCTCTTCTCGGCGGACTCGTTCATTCGAGCCTCCTGCACCATCCGTCCATGGAACGGGCGCTCGCCTACCGCTTTTCGCTGAAGCTCGCTTCGGGCGAGATGAGCGAGCAGATCCTGCGCGAGATCGCGGACGAGGCCTATGCGTCGGATCCGGAGCTCGGGCAGATGGCGCGGGCCGACATGGTCGCCGTCTACGAGCGCGACCCCGCCTGCCATCGCTTCCTGCAGCCGATCCTCTTCTTCAAGGGCTATCAGGCGGTTCAGGCCTATCGCGTGGGCCACTGGCTCTGGACGAACGGAC contains:
- a CDS encoding DUF7742 family protein, whose protein sequence is MRRVLLADLLAVANWLAPMPPGQRPEALATLIERAHLAHKVSRRLGHAHPLWGNGCLASAVAGLAHRSEGHDPDPDQLESLALVAAAVAGRQRRAQALREGRGRKKAPSESECVPSPVGRSDYVVFSAVTRKGRCNG